The following are from one region of the Thermoplasmata archaeon genome:
- a CDS encoding GNAT family N-acetyltransferase, producing MAPGRGNSPLHPARTVHLVRMTDAERDEALRQEAEEYGAAKARAGFWPREGCTDRAREEIAGLLGSDPASRGHAFFVGVDGAGRRVGWVWYGPVPGSGTAAGKRWLFQIAVDEPLRGNGYGRGLLEAVERRLAEEGMHELSLNVFRWNTTAVGLYERSGYEVVSQAAGNLEMRKRLSRA from the coding sequence GTGGCCCCCGGCCGCGGCAACTCTCCCCTGCATCCCGCACGGACCGTTCACCTCGTCCGCATGACCGACGCGGAGCGCGACGAAGCGCTGCGGCAGGAGGCCGAGGAGTACGGGGCGGCGAAGGCCCGCGCGGGCTTCTGGCCGCGGGAAGGGTGCACAGATCGGGCACGCGAGGAGATCGCGGGCCTCCTGGGATCCGATCCCGCGAGCCGCGGCCACGCCTTCTTCGTGGGGGTGGACGGCGCGGGCCGACGGGTGGGATGGGTCTGGTACGGACCTGTGCCCGGATCCGGAACCGCCGCCGGCAAGAGATGGCTCTTCCAGATCGCGGTCGATGAGCCGCTCCGGGGGAACGGCTACGGCCGCGGGCTCCTCGAGGCCGTGGAGCGCCGCCTCGCCGAGGAGGGGATGCACGAGCTCTCGCTCAACGTGTTCCGCTGGAACACGACGGCGGTGGGGCTGTACGAGCGCTCCGGGTACGAGGTCGTGTCCCAGGCCGCGGGCAATCTCGAGATGCGCAAACGCCTCTCCCGCGCCTGA